The following proteins come from a genomic window of Yinghuangia sp. ASG 101:
- a CDS encoding COG4705 family protein translates to MTTRGRAVRGVVARVPVSKVPEVTAYFWAVKVLSTTVGETGADFVIDNVGLGLAGTSVLAALVLAVALCAQVRASRYVPGLYWTAVVLVSVVGTLLSDNLTDNVGVPLEVSTAGFAVLLGAVFAMWWAREGTLSIRSVVTRRRELFYWSAVLVTFALGTAAGDLLAERLDLGYRNSVLVFAATIAVVLVAHYGLPRGTRLGAVGAFWAAYVLTRPLGASLGDWLAQPHDAGGLGLGVTATSLVFLAAILGLVAYLSLTRIDTLDASAPTAGDLGPHTPPREN, encoded by the coding sequence ATGACTACTCGGGGCCGCGCGGTGCGCGGCGTTGTTGCCAGGGTGCCGGTGTCGAAGGTGCCGGAAGTCACCGCGTACTTCTGGGCCGTCAAGGTGCTGAGCACCACGGTGGGCGAGACGGGGGCCGACTTCGTCATCGACAACGTCGGGCTCGGACTGGCCGGGACGTCCGTGCTCGCCGCGCTCGTCCTGGCCGTGGCCCTCTGCGCGCAGGTACGCGCGTCGCGCTACGTCCCGGGGCTGTACTGGACGGCCGTGGTCCTGGTCAGCGTCGTCGGCACGCTGCTGAGCGACAACCTGACGGACAACGTCGGCGTGCCGCTCGAGGTCAGTACGGCGGGCTTCGCGGTGCTGCTGGGGGCGGTGTTCGCGATGTGGTGGGCGCGCGAAGGGACGTTGTCGATCCGGTCGGTCGTCACCCGCCGACGGGAATTGTTCTACTGGTCGGCGGTGCTGGTCACGTTCGCGTTGGGAACGGCGGCCGGTGACCTGCTGGCGGAGCGCCTCGATCTCGGGTACCGCAACTCGGTGTTGGTGTTCGCGGCGACGATCGCCGTGGTGCTGGTCGCCCATTACGGACTGCCGCGCGGGACGCGCCTGGGCGCTGTCGGCGCGTTCTGGGCGGCCTACGTCCTCACCCGTCCGCTGGGAGCCTCGCTGGGAGACTGGCTCGCGCAGCCGCACGACGCGGGCGGGCTGGGGCTGGGCGTCACGGCGACCAGTCTGGTGTTCCTGGCGGCCATCCTCGGGCTTGTCGCGTACCTTTCGCTGACCCGGATCGACACCCTGGACGCAAGCGCCCCGACCGCCGGCGACCTCGGCCCACACACGCCTCCGCGGGAGAACTAG
- a CDS encoding VOC family protein yields the protein MAVRGFSHLGITVTDLARSTAFYTEVFGFRVLYENVEPAWKRVGLVLDSTVLELFGPHPVGQALEPIDMLYPVPYGRPKIALTVADVDAAHAALTKRGVPLLGPVTETGRSRLLFALDPDGTPIQLQQFRDGQHRLAAVFGH from the coding sequence GTGGCGGTTCGGGGATTCTCCCATCTTGGCATCACGGTCACCGATCTCGCGCGGTCGACGGCGTTCTACACCGAGGTGTTCGGCTTCCGGGTTCTCTACGAGAACGTCGAACCCGCGTGGAAGCGGGTGGGGTTGGTGCTCGACTCCACCGTGCTCGAACTCTTCGGCCCACACCCCGTCGGCCAGGCGCTCGAACCGATCGACATGCTCTATCCGGTTCCCTACGGCCGACCCAAGATCGCGTTGACGGTGGCTGACGTCGACGCCGCCCATGCCGCGCTCACGAAGCGGGGTGTCCCCCTTCTCGGACCCGTCACCGAGACCGGCCGATCGCGACTTCTCTTCGCTCTGGACCCCGACGGAACTCCGATCCAGCTTCAGCAGTTCCGCGATGGACAGCATCGACTGGCCGCGGTGTTCGGACACTGA
- a CDS encoding serine/threonine-protein kinase: MLPPRYQLVGLIGLGGMSRVWSAFDRHRRDMVAVKVPRTDEITRVHLQLLEWEAETASAVRHKNVMRVLGVDTSGTEYTPHLVVELAYGKTLAHIMSFGGAMDPRKVAHAGAQTADALDAVHRAHIAHRDVKPENIMQSEKGDIKLVDFSLAASTRRLGPGARGSLAGTPGYLPPEVAKAHQRGAKAKTLRGPPAPSPAADMYALGLVLHELTTGKHVFDGDLKKGLQAQVDARVPRLSELRDDVPQALDRLVAHLTAKRPRNRPPSAGEVSAELAAIAASPPGRGATSIPVTGVRPHTAQTAHTRQQPASPSRATSDSRPSPPSAGSSPSPERVSAAGLRPASAAPGAGASTGHPSPGPAPQPSARAQRTPRVNSGLRKRLEP, translated from the coding sequence GTGCTTCCGCCCCGTTATCAGCTCGTCGGCCTGATCGGACTCGGCGGCATGAGCAGGGTCTGGAGTGCCTTCGATCGGCACCGCCGTGACATGGTCGCGGTCAAAGTGCCGCGGACGGACGAAATCACCCGGGTGCACTTGCAGTTGTTGGAGTGGGAGGCGGAGACGGCTTCGGCCGTGCGGCACAAGAACGTGATGCGCGTGCTGGGCGTGGACACTTCCGGCACGGAGTACACCCCGCATCTGGTCGTGGAACTGGCGTACGGCAAAACGCTGGCGCACATCATGAGCTTCGGCGGGGCGATGGACCCCCGCAAGGTAGCGCACGCCGGGGCGCAGACCGCCGATGCGCTGGACGCCGTACACCGCGCGCATATCGCCCACCGCGATGTGAAGCCGGAGAACATCATGCAGTCAGAGAAAGGCGACATCAAACTCGTCGACTTCAGTCTCGCCGCGTCCACACGGCGGTTGGGGCCCGGCGCGCGCGGCTCGCTGGCGGGCACTCCCGGGTACCTGCCGCCCGAAGTCGCCAAGGCGCACCAGCGCGGCGCCAAGGCGAAGACCCTGCGGGGGCCGCCCGCGCCGTCCCCCGCGGCGGACATGTATGCACTCGGCCTGGTCCTCCACGAACTCACCACAGGCAAGCATGTGTTCGACGGGGATCTCAAGAAGGGTCTGCAGGCGCAGGTCGACGCGCGCGTACCACGGTTGTCCGAATTGCGGGACGACGTGCCACAAGCGCTGGACCGCCTCGTCGCGCACCTCACCGCGAAGAGGCCGAGGAACCGGCCCCCCTCGGCCGGGGAAGTGTCCGCCGAACTGGCCGCCATCGCCGCGAGTCCGCCGGGACGCGGCGCAACGTCCATTCCCGTCACGGGCGTTCGGCCGCACACAGCGCAGACCGCGCATACGCGTCAGCAGCCGGCTTCTCCGTCACGGGCGACCTCCGATTCACGGCCCTCGCCACCCTCCGCCGGGTCGTCGCCCTCACCGGAACGGGTGTCGGCGGCCGGTCTTCGTCCCGCTTCCGCCGCACCGGGAGCCGGCGCGTCGACAGGGCACCCAAGCCCCGGCCCCGCGCCGCAGCCGTCGGCCCGTGCGCAGCGGACCCCCCGTGTGAATTCCGGGCTCAGAAAGCGCCTGGAGCCATGA
- a CDS encoding amidohydrolase family protein, whose amino-acid sequence MIIDAHSHVHDPVDSHLAALDDAGVDRAVLFATRPHPERAVDLVSLRREMSVLGNALAGHGNSVEGYRTAWAELRQALAAHPDRFIGFGSVPLDLPEEDIAALVDSEVVGRGLRGIGELTPPAGKAARIEPVLAAAHDHGGLPVVVHGFAPTTADDLRTLSRLAARYPAVPLVVSQLGGSNWMEAIELVRDTPSMYLELSTANIIFAVRMAIREIPERALFGSDAPYGDPVLARTTIERVTPPGELRDRVLGGTLGELLGVL is encoded by the coding sequence GTGATCATTGATGCCCACAGTCATGTCCACGACCCGGTCGACAGCCACCTTGCCGCCCTGGACGACGCGGGCGTGGATCGCGCGGTGCTCTTCGCGACTCGCCCACATCCGGAACGAGCCGTCGATCTTGTGTCACTGCGTCGCGAGATGAGTGTCCTCGGCAACGCCCTGGCAGGTCACGGCAACAGCGTCGAGGGCTACCGCACCGCGTGGGCGGAGCTGCGCCAGGCCCTGGCCGCACACCCGGACCGGTTCATCGGGTTCGGTTCCGTGCCGCTGGACCTGCCCGAGGAGGACATCGCGGCCTTGGTCGACAGCGAAGTGGTGGGCCGCGGACTGCGCGGCATCGGGGAACTCACGCCTCCCGCGGGGAAGGCCGCCCGGATCGAGCCCGTGCTGGCCGCAGCGCACGACCACGGCGGGCTGCCTGTCGTCGTCCACGGGTTCGCCCCCACCACCGCGGACGACCTGCGCACCCTGTCGCGTCTCGCCGCGCGCTACCCGGCGGTTCCCCTCGTGGTCAGCCAGCTGGGTGGGTCCAACTGGATGGAGGCCATCGAACTGGTCCGTGACACTCCGAGCATGTACCTGGAACTGTCCACCGCCAACATCATCTTCGCGGTACGGATGGCGATTCGCGAGATTCCCGAACGCGCGCTGTTCGGCTCCGACGCCCCCTATGGTGATCCTGTGCTCGCCCGCACCACCATCGAACGGGTCACCCCTCCCGGCGAGTTGCGTGACCGGGTGCTCGGAGGAACCCTGGGCGAGCTCTTGGGCGTTCTCTGA
- a CDS encoding MerR family transcriptional regulator — MLIGELAKRTGTSERLLRYYERVGLLRPDRKPNGYRNYDETVLSAVLRIRALLAAGLSTRVIRQVLPCTNAEVAVLPCPGVLDTLRAQLRTLDQRSAEINAARDVLLRIITTAETAPTAAAPRASSTSAATAL, encoded by the coding sequence GTGCTCATCGGAGAACTGGCCAAGCGAACCGGAACCAGCGAACGCCTCCTTCGCTACTACGAACGGGTGGGCCTGCTCCGGCCCGACCGCAAGCCCAACGGGTACCGGAACTACGACGAGACCGTCCTCTCGGCGGTACTGCGGATCCGGGCCCTCCTCGCGGCGGGACTGTCGACGCGCGTCATCCGCCAGGTCCTTCCGTGCACCAACGCCGAGGTCGCCGTACTGCCGTGTCCCGGCGTGCTGGACACGCTCCGCGCCCAGCTGCGCACTCTTGATCAGCGATCGGCCGAGATCAACGCGGCGAGAGACGTCCTGTTGCGGATCATCACCACCGCCGAGACCGCTCCCACAGCCGCCGCGCCCCGCGCCTCGTCGACGAGCGCGGCAACGGCGTTGTAG
- a CDS encoding cytochrome P450, with the protein MSRTELYYDPYDIEIDRDPYPVYKRLRDEAPLYRNERLDFWGLSRFADVVAAAKDTRRFSSAKGDILEVVKAAPEMPPGSFINEDPPIHTIHRALVQKAFSPKKMREIEAKIRAFCIACLDPLVGSDRFDFVLDLGNELPMRAIGMLMGIPDSEQPTVRDHAQRSLRNRPGQPLPVNQGLYFDGKMYAEYVDWRVKNPSDDLITELLHTQFEDETGTVRRLTKEEVLIFVAVIAGAGVETTGRLFGWMGKVLSEHPGQRRELTQDRALIPNAIEELLRYEPPGPHIARYVTEDVEIHGRTVPAGSAMLMMLSSANRDERRYENPDRFDIHRGIGQHATFGHGVHFCVGAALARLEGRVALDEVLNRFPDWRADMANAHRSPTTTVRGWDSMPVDVG; encoded by the coding sequence GTGAGCCGCACCGAGCTGTACTACGACCCGTACGACATCGAGATCGACCGCGATCCGTACCCGGTGTACAAACGGCTGCGCGACGAGGCGCCGCTCTACCGCAACGAGCGCCTGGACTTCTGGGGCCTGAGCCGCTTCGCCGACGTCGTGGCCGCGGCGAAGGACACGCGCCGGTTCAGTTCGGCGAAGGGCGACATCCTGGAGGTCGTCAAGGCCGCGCCCGAGATGCCACCGGGCTCGTTCATCAACGAGGACCCGCCGATCCACACGATCCACCGCGCCTTGGTGCAAAAGGCGTTCTCCCCGAAGAAGATGCGGGAGATCGAGGCGAAGATCCGCGCGTTCTGCATCGCGTGCCTCGATCCGCTGGTGGGCTCCGACCGGTTCGACTTCGTGCTCGACCTCGGCAACGAGCTGCCCATGCGGGCGATCGGCATGCTGATGGGCATCCCCGACTCCGAGCAGCCGACCGTACGCGACCACGCCCAGCGCAGCCTGCGCAACAGGCCCGGACAGCCGCTCCCGGTCAACCAGGGCCTGTACTTCGACGGCAAGATGTACGCCGAGTACGTCGACTGGCGCGTCAAGAACCCCTCCGACGACCTCATCACCGAACTGCTGCATACACAGTTCGAGGACGAGACCGGAACGGTCCGCAGGCTCACCAAGGAGGAGGTGCTGATCTTCGTCGCGGTGATCGCGGGTGCCGGTGTGGAGACAACCGGCCGCCTGTTCGGCTGGATGGGCAAAGTCCTGTCCGAACACCCTGGCCAACGCCGCGAGTTGACCCAGGACCGCGCGCTGATCCCCAACGCGATCGAGGAACTGCTGCGCTACGAGCCACCCGGCCCGCACATCGCCCGCTACGTCACCGAGGACGTCGAGATCCACGGGCGGACCGTCCCGGCCGGCAGCGCGATGCTCATGATGCTCTCGTCCGCCAACCGCGACGAACGCCGGTACGAGAACCCCGACCGGTTCGACATCCACCGCGGCATCGGCCAGCACGCCACGTTCGGCCACGGCGTCCACTTCTGCGTCGGCGCCGCCCTCGCCCGCCTCGAAGGACGCGTCGCCCTCGACGAGGTCCTCAACCGCTTCCCCGACTGGCGGGCCGACATGGCGAACGCCCACCGCTCACCCACCACGACCGTCCGGGGCTGGGACAGCATGCCGGTCGACGTCGGCTGA
- a CDS encoding response regulator, whose amino-acid sequence MISTFVVEDDPVLAEAHAAFTRRVPGFEVAGIAGLGTEALRMLATREVDLLLLDLYLPDVHGLDLCRAMRARGHQADVIVVTSARDLALVRSAVALGVVHYLLKPFSFAAFSERLHGYAEYRRRIADEPGETTAAGQDDVDQAFAALRHAPRTPPLPKGLAAATLEAVVARLRTGTRVSAADIADAVGVSRPTARRYLDHLSARRLVQREPRYGGAGRPEFVYRWLGDGPPV is encoded by the coding sequence GTGATCAGCACATTCGTCGTCGAGGACGACCCGGTCCTCGCCGAAGCCCACGCCGCGTTCACGCGACGCGTGCCGGGCTTCGAGGTCGCCGGGATCGCGGGCCTCGGCACCGAGGCGCTGCGGATGCTCGCCACCCGCGAGGTCGATCTGCTGCTGCTCGACCTCTACCTCCCCGACGTGCACGGCCTCGACCTGTGCCGGGCCATGCGCGCCCGGGGGCACCAGGCCGACGTCATCGTGGTGACCTCGGCGCGGGACTTGGCCCTCGTACGCTCGGCCGTAGCCCTCGGCGTCGTGCACTACCTCCTCAAACCCTTCTCCTTCGCCGCGTTCAGCGAACGCCTGCACGGCTACGCCGAATACCGACGGCGCATCGCCGACGAACCGGGCGAGACCACGGCCGCCGGACAGGACGACGTCGACCAGGCCTTCGCGGCGCTGCGCCACGCGCCCCGGACGCCGCCGCTGCCCAAGGGCCTGGCCGCGGCGACGTTGGAGGCGGTCGTCGCCCGGCTCCGGACGGGCACCCGCGTATCCGCCGCCGACATCGCCGACGCCGTGGGGGTGTCACGCCCGACGGCCCGCCGGTATCTGGACCACCTGTCCGCTCGGCGCCTCGTCCAGCGCGAACCCCGCTATGGCGGCGCCGGACGCCCCGAGTTCGTCTACCGCTGGCTTGGTGACGGCCCACCGGTGTAG
- a CDS encoding sensor histidine kinase codes for MSDTPTARRPARRRPSIAGQVLLWQLALVLLLITAGSVVAVRTLGQSAEDAARERALAVARTLAQAPGIAEAVSSSDPSARLQPVAESVRHENDVDFVVVMSTAGIRFTHPDPGLIGGRFVGHIDAAVRGEAFTESYTGSLGPSVRAVVPMFAEPGAAPGATPVALVAVGVTERHIDSLVWDDIPLVVLIAAGALTLAGGAAVAVHRRLRRQTLGLGPDELRRMYEHHDAVLHAVREGLVVLDGDGRLMLANDEAIRLLALPADFEGRDVRDPELDLDETLAATLAAGHTVEDELHVAGDRVLTVNVKATERDGHVLGAVATLRDHTELRALVGELDEVRSFAEALRASAHEAGNRLHTVVALIELGRPEDAVRFATGEIAASQLLADRLTTGVREPVVAALLFGKHAQAAERGVHLTVTADRAPDLEAYCEPGDLVTVLGNLVDNAIDAAASAPPPRTVEVTVEAGTGPRPELVVVVADSGPGVDAESAARIFERGWSTKASHGPQGRGLGLALVRQITERHGGAITVAQRPCQGAEFTVRMPLDTMPERP; via the coding sequence GTGAGCGACACCCCCACCGCCCGTCGACCCGCACGCCGCCGCCCGAGCATCGCCGGACAGGTGCTGCTGTGGCAGTTGGCACTGGTGCTGCTCCTGATCACCGCCGGGTCGGTGGTCGCGGTGCGCACCCTGGGCCAGTCGGCCGAGGACGCCGCCCGCGAGCGTGCCCTCGCGGTGGCCCGCACGCTCGCCCAGGCCCCCGGCATCGCGGAGGCGGTCTCGTCGTCCGACCCTTCGGCGCGCCTGCAGCCGGTCGCCGAGTCGGTCCGCCACGAGAACGACGTCGATTTCGTCGTCGTCATGTCCACGGCGGGCATCCGCTTCACCCACCCCGATCCCGGGCTGATCGGAGGGCGCTTCGTCGGCCACATCGACGCGGCGGTGCGCGGCGAGGCGTTCACCGAGTCCTACACGGGCTCCCTGGGGCCGTCGGTGCGGGCGGTCGTGCCGATGTTCGCGGAGCCGGGCGCGGCCCCGGGAGCCACGCCCGTCGCCCTTGTCGCCGTCGGGGTCACCGAGCGGCACATCGACTCCTTGGTGTGGGACGACATCCCGCTGGTCGTGCTCATCGCGGCCGGGGCCCTCACCCTCGCGGGCGGCGCGGCGGTCGCCGTACACCGCAGGCTCCGCCGCCAGACCCTCGGGCTGGGCCCCGACGAACTGCGGCGCATGTACGAGCACCACGACGCGGTGCTGCACGCCGTACGCGAGGGCCTGGTCGTCCTCGACGGCGACGGGCGCCTGATGCTCGCCAACGACGAGGCGATCAGGCTCCTCGCGCTGCCCGCCGACTTCGAGGGCCGCGACGTGCGCGATCCCGAACTCGATCTCGACGAGACCCTTGCGGCGACGCTCGCGGCCGGACACACCGTCGAGGACGAGTTGCACGTGGCCGGCGACCGCGTACTGACCGTCAACGTCAAGGCGACGGAACGCGACGGCCACGTACTCGGCGCGGTCGCCACATTGCGTGACCACACCGAACTCCGCGCACTCGTCGGCGAACTCGACGAGGTCCGCAGCTTCGCCGAGGCTCTGCGGGCCTCCGCACACGAGGCCGGAAACCGGCTCCACACCGTCGTCGCCCTGATCGAACTCGGGCGCCCCGAGGACGCCGTGCGCTTCGCGACCGGCGAAATCGCGGCGTCTCAGCTCTTGGCCGACCGGCTCACCACCGGGGTCCGCGAACCCGTCGTCGCCGCACTGCTCTTCGGCAAACACGCGCAAGCCGCCGAACGCGGCGTCCACCTGACCGTCACCGCCGACCGGGCACCCGACCTGGAGGCGTACTGCGAACCGGGAGACCTGGTGACCGTGCTGGGCAACCTCGTCGACAACGCCATCGACGCCGCCGCGTCGGCACCACCACCGCGCACCGTCGAGGTGACCGTGGAGGCCGGCACCGGGCCGCGTCCCGAACTGGTCGTCGTGGTCGCCGACAGCGGCCCCGGCGTCGACGCCGAGAGCGCCGCCCGGATCTTCGAGCGCGGCTGGAGCACCAAGGCGTCCCACGGACCTCAGGGACGCGGCCTCGGCCTCGCGCTCGTGCGGCAGATCACCGAACGGCACGGCGGCGCGATCACGGTGGCCCAACGCCCTTGCCAAGGCGCCGAGTTCACCGTTCGCATGCCCCTCGACACGATGCCGGAGAGACCGTGA
- the dctA gene encoding C4-dicarboxylate transporter DctA, translated as MAEATPAEGVAPTPGAATPPTRRRWYTQLYVWVLLGILAGVVVGAVWPSTGEELKPLGDTFVNAIKMIITPIIFVTVVTGIAGVENLRSAGRIGWKSLVYFEVLTTVALVLGLVVMNVLRPGDGVHADVGAIQVTETARGYIEEGSSQSWWHFLTDLVPSSVVGAFADGDVLQVLFFAVLFGIAIKLVGRPAAGVAAGIEKTGQVLFSVLRIVMYAAPVGAFGAMAFTVGAYGLDTLTSLGRLIAIFYGTSLFFVLVVLGIVMAVIRLNIFRLLRYMKDELLIVLGTSSSETVLPRVVTKMENLGVPRQVAGLTVPTGYSFNLDGTCIYLTLAGLYVAQATDTALSFGQQLGLLGVLLLTSKGAAGVTGSGFIVLAATLSTVGHVPVAGIMLVFGIDKFMSECRALTNVCGNAVASLVVAAWEGVLDRDRARKVLAGDPVTPLPVPDPVHAGTPTDHPALTRPTTAGTVA; from the coding sequence ATGGCCGAGGCCACCCCGGCAGAGGGAGTCGCCCCGACTCCCGGCGCCGCCACGCCGCCGACCCGGCGCCGCTGGTACACCCAGCTCTACGTGTGGGTGCTCCTGGGCATCCTCGCCGGCGTCGTGGTCGGGGCCGTCTGGCCGTCGACGGGCGAGGAGCTGAAGCCTCTCGGCGACACCTTCGTCAACGCCATCAAGATGATCATCACGCCGATCATCTTCGTGACCGTGGTCACCGGGATCGCGGGCGTCGAGAACCTGCGCAGCGCGGGCCGCATCGGCTGGAAGTCCCTGGTCTACTTCGAAGTGCTCACCACCGTGGCCCTGGTCCTCGGCCTGGTCGTGATGAACGTGCTGCGCCCCGGCGACGGCGTGCACGCCGACGTGGGCGCCATCCAGGTCACCGAGACCGCCCGGGGCTACATCGAGGAAGGCTCCTCGCAGAGTTGGTGGCACTTCCTGACCGACCTCGTCCCGAGCAGCGTCGTGGGTGCCTTCGCCGACGGCGACGTCCTCCAAGTCCTGTTCTTCGCCGTCCTGTTCGGCATCGCGATCAAGTTGGTCGGACGCCCGGCCGCGGGGGTCGCCGCCGGGATCGAGAAGACCGGCCAGGTGTTGTTCTCGGTCCTGCGGATCGTGATGTACGCGGCACCGGTCGGCGCGTTCGGAGCCATGGCCTTCACCGTCGGGGCGTACGGCCTGGACACCCTGACCAGCCTCGGCAGGCTGATCGCGATCTTCTACGGCACCAGCCTGTTCTTCGTACTCGTCGTCCTGGGCATCGTGATGGCGGTCATCCGGCTCAACATCTTCCGGCTGCTGCGCTACATGAAGGACGAACTGCTCATCGTGCTCGGCACGTCGTCGAGCGAGACCGTCCTGCCCCGCGTGGTCACCAAGATGGAGAACCTGGGCGTACCCCGCCAGGTCGCGGGCCTGACCGTGCCCACCGGCTACTCCTTCAACCTGGACGGCACCTGCATCTACCTGACGCTCGCGGGCCTGTACGTGGCACAGGCCACCGACACGGCACTGTCGTTCGGGCAGCAACTCGGCCTGCTCGGCGTGCTGTTGCTGACCTCGAAGGGCGCGGCCGGGGTCACCGGCTCGGGGTTCATCGTGCTGGCGGCGACCCTGTCGACGGTCGGACACGTGCCGGTGGCCGGCATCATGCTGGTGTTCGGCATTGACAAGTTCATGAGCGAGTGCCGGGCCCTGACCAACGTCTGCGGCAACGCCGTCGCGAGCCTTGTGGTCGCGGCGTGGGAAGGCGTCCTCGACCGCGACCGCGCCCGCAAGGTCCTCGCGGGCGATCCGGTCACCCCGCTCCCCGTCCCCGACCCCGTGCACGCCGGCACCCCCACCGACCATCCCGCCCTCACCCGCCCGACCACCGCGGGCACGGTCGCCTGA
- a CDS encoding hydrogenase maturation protein yields the protein MRILLIASAFNSLTQRVQVELRDRGHHADTERVDGPDDVRAAVARHAPELVVAPMLKVAVPEDVWSRHPCLIVHPGPPGDRGPSSLDRAIQDGHATWGVTVLQANAEMDAGDIWASGAFPVAPVGKSDLYRGEFSDAASDALLLAVGRFASGIHRPTPQTGLAVRTRPSLPQAERAIDWHTDASETVLRSLRAADSWPGVLDEDLPGGPWFLHGGHIEDELRGTPGAVIATRAGAICRATRDGAVWIPQLRRRSRPGGPGSVKLPAASALGTLLADVPEAPVPLELPSRRHTFSDIRYEERDAVGFVRFSFPGGAMSATQCRRLLAAYRHACRRPTRVVVLGGCRDFFSNGIHLGVIEAAPDPAEESWANIEAMDDLVEAVLTTTDRLVVAALGGNAAAGGVMLAIAADEVWCRTGAVLNPHYRLMGLPGSEFWTYTLPRRVGPEGADALLRAAEPVSAATAHRIGLVHRLVPASPGQFAETVADLAADLAADPATHQRLTDKKRRRAHDEAIKPLAAYRAEELASMRRTFFDPSAPYHALRSAFVRKQRPPRPGASATGRDSGRRP from the coding sequence GTGCGGATCCTGCTCATCGCGAGTGCGTTCAACAGCCTGACCCAACGTGTGCAGGTCGAGTTGCGCGACCGCGGGCACCACGCGGACACCGAACGGGTCGACGGGCCCGACGACGTCCGCGCCGCCGTCGCCCGCCACGCCCCCGAACTCGTCGTCGCGCCGATGCTGAAGGTGGCCGTCCCGGAGGATGTCTGGTCGCGGCACCCCTGCCTGATCGTCCACCCGGGACCGCCCGGCGACCGCGGCCCCTCGTCGCTCGACCGGGCGATCCAGGACGGCCACGCCACGTGGGGAGTGACCGTGCTCCAGGCGAACGCCGAGATGGACGCCGGGGACATCTGGGCATCCGGGGCGTTCCCCGTGGCCCCGGTCGGCAAGAGCGACCTGTACCGCGGCGAATTCTCGGACGCGGCGTCGGACGCGCTGCTGCTCGCCGTCGGCCGCTTCGCGTCGGGGATTCACCGGCCGACACCGCAGACCGGCCTCGCGGTGCGCACCAGACCGTCGCTTCCCCAGGCCGAACGCGCGATCGACTGGCACACCGACGCGAGCGAGACCGTCCTGCGCTCCCTGCGCGCGGCCGACTCCTGGCCCGGTGTCCTCGACGAGGACCTGCCGGGCGGGCCGTGGTTCCTGCACGGCGGCCACATCGAGGACGAACTGCGCGGTACGCCCGGCGCGGTGATCGCCACACGTGCCGGAGCCATCTGCCGCGCGACCCGCGACGGCGCGGTCTGGATCCCGCAACTGCGGCGCCGCAGCCGCCCCGGCGGACCCGGGTCCGTCAAACTCCCGGCCGCGTCGGCACTGGGCACACTCCTCGCGGACGTGCCCGAGGCCCCCGTCCCCCTCGAACTCCCGTCACGGCGACACACGTTCTCCGACATCCGGTACGAAGAACGCGACGCCGTCGGCTTCGTGCGCTTCTCGTTCCCCGGCGGAGCGATGAGCGCCACACAGTGCCGCCGACTTCTCGCGGCCTACCGCCACGCGTGCCGGCGCCCGACACGGGTGGTTGTCCTGGGCGGCTGCCGCGACTTCTTCTCGAACGGCATCCACCTCGGCGTCATCGAGGCGGCCCCCGACCCCGCCGAGGAGTCGTGGGCGAATATCGAGGCGATGGACGACCTGGTCGAGGCGGTGCTGACCACGACAGACCGGCTGGTGGTCGCGGCCCTGGGCGGCAACGCCGCCGCCGGCGGGGTGATGCTGGCGATCGCGGCGGACGAAGTGTGGTGCCGCACCGGCGCCGTGCTCAATCCGCACTACCGGCTGATGGGCCTGCCCGGGTCCGAGTTCTGGACGTACACCCTGCCGCGGCGCGTCGGCCCCGAGGGCGCGGACGCGTTGCTGCGCGCCGCCGAGCCGGTGAGCGCCGCGACGGCACACCGCATCGGCCTGGTGCACCGCCTCGTACCCGCCTCACCCGGGCAATTCGCCGAAACGGTCGCCGACTTGGCCGCCGATCTCGCCGCCGACCCGGCGACCCACCAGCGGCTCACCGACAAGAAGCGCCGACGCGCCCACGACGAGGCGATCAAGCCGCTGGCCGCCTACCGCGCGGAGGAACTCGCGTCGATGCGCCGCACGTTCTTCGACCCGAGCGCCCCCTACCACGCCCTGCGCTCCGCGTTCGTGCGCAAGCAGCGGCCTCCCCGGCCCGGCGCCTCCGCCACCGGCCGCGACTCCGGGCGGCGCCCGTGA